A single region of the Selenomonas sp. oral taxon 920 genome encodes:
- the smpB gene encoding SsrA-binding protein SmpB, with amino-acid sequence MGKKNESVKIACENRKARHDYFIHETYEAGLELVGTEVKSLRAGKANLRDSYAYIKNGEIFLDHMHISPYEQGNQFNHDPLRVRRLLMHKAEILKLFGKTREKGMTLVPLKVYFKRGRAKLELALASGKHNYDKRQSLRAKDAKREVEQALKARQRG; translated from the coding sequence ATGGGAAAGAAGAACGAGAGCGTCAAGATCGCCTGTGAGAACCGCAAGGCGCGTCATGATTATTTCATCCACGAGACATACGAGGCAGGGCTGGAACTCGTCGGAACGGAGGTCAAGTCCCTGCGTGCGGGCAAGGCAAATCTGCGCGACAGCTACGCCTATATCAAGAATGGGGAGATATTCCTCGACCATATGCACATCAGCCCCTATGAACAGGGCAATCAGTTCAACCACGACCCGCTGCGCGTGCGGCGTCTCCTCATGCACAAGGCGGAGATCCTGAAACTCTTCGGCAAGACGCGCGAGAAGGGCATGACACTCGTCCCGCTGAAGGTCTACTTCAAACGCGGACGGGCAAAGCTCGAACTCGCCCTTGCGAGCGGCAAACACAACTACGATAAGCGGCAAAGTTTGCGTGCAAAGGATGCCAAACGTGAGGTTGAACAGGCGTTAAAGGCACGGCAGCGTGGATAG
- the rnr gene encoding ribonuclease R: MEQEQLDTLKERVHAFMREDAYRPLPEAEVRTGLGMAEEEGPLLSSALAALEAEGVIIRNRSGLYGLPSRMNLVVGRLSMSPKGFGFIIPDVRATEDESDVFVPGPMLATAMHGDRVVARVAPSEQAGRAREGEIIRILDRANTHIVGTFERSKAFGFVTPDSAKIGRDIFILKKDFGGAKTGSKVVVEITKWPEERRSAEGRVVEVLGKTGDPGVDVLAVMRAYNLDEHFPPAVAEAAARCPENPLPEEYEGRRDRRDFPIVTIDGEDTKDIDDGIYAYEKDGGFFLGVYIADVSHYVRAGEPLDVEAAQRGTSVYLVDRVIPMLPRELSNGICSLNEGVDRLSMACEMEIGADGEVRSYEIVPCVIHVARRLTYTLVNKVLAGEEPFVSDNEDIRPMLETLRRLREALRAKRHRRGAIDFELPEIKVKLDAEGHPVALVKRTGSIGESIIEECMLIANETVARHMELKEEPFVYRVHETPNSEKIERFQSLLAALGLRLNVGEDGKVQPRDIQAVLDRVKGAPEERIIGTVALRSMQQARYSTQSLGHFGLAARYYTHFTSPIRRYPDLLVHRLLRETFATGHIPAEKRERLRATLPDAAEHSSARERIAIEAERETTDMKKIEYMAQFVGETFEGVISGVTAFGVFVELENGVEGLVHVSTMVNDYYSYVEEQYAMVGERTGMRYRLGDAVTIIITRADVQARTLDFVLKDNGVYEPNTAKSAKTSAKPKTFDEKSASSVGRSRRSRKKKGGRRNEPIIADVTATPAERRKKTRGAHGTQGRRAQEGERAAHKAAASVPAKPKTNGGRGERPARAAQGGGDRRDRARGRGRTADYGEDRGERDYHRVKVTGLNSAVWPDPPGYRTQKPDADTAEKPRRAPRPARRMNRRTEGGTGNAE; the protein is encoded by the coding sequence ATGGAACAGGAACAACTGGATACGCTGAAAGAACGCGTACACGCCTTTATGCGGGAGGACGCCTATCGCCCGCTGCCGGAGGCAGAGGTACGCACGGGGCTTGGCATGGCAGAGGAGGAAGGACCCCTTCTTTCGTCTGCGCTCGCAGCACTCGAAGCGGAGGGCGTGATCATCCGCAACCGCAGCGGTCTCTATGGTCTGCCGAGCCGCATGAACCTTGTTGTAGGGCGACTCTCCATGTCGCCGAAGGGGTTTGGCTTCATCATCCCCGACGTGCGTGCGACGGAGGACGAGTCGGATGTCTTCGTGCCCGGCCCGATGCTTGCGACAGCCATGCACGGCGACCGCGTGGTCGCGCGAGTTGCGCCGTCTGAACAGGCAGGACGTGCGCGTGAGGGCGAGATCATCCGCATCCTCGACCGTGCGAATACGCATATTGTCGGCACGTTCGAGCGCAGCAAGGCTTTTGGCTTCGTCACGCCCGACAGCGCGAAGATCGGGCGCGATATCTTCATTTTGAAAAAGGACTTCGGCGGCGCAAAGACGGGCAGCAAGGTCGTCGTGGAGATTACAAAGTGGCCCGAGGAACGCCGCAGTGCGGAAGGGCGCGTTGTCGAGGTGCTCGGCAAGACGGGGGATCCCGGCGTGGATGTGCTCGCTGTCATGCGTGCGTACAACCTGGACGAGCATTTTCCGCCCGCCGTGGCGGAAGCAGCTGCGCGCTGCCCCGAGAATCCGCTGCCCGAAGAGTATGAGGGACGGCGTGACCGCCGCGACTTCCCCATTGTCACGATTGACGGCGAGGATACGAAGGACATCGACGACGGCATCTATGCGTATGAGAAGGACGGTGGATTCTTCCTCGGTGTCTACATCGCCGATGTCAGCCACTATGTCCGTGCGGGCGAGCCGCTCGATGTGGAGGCGGCGCAGCGCGGGACGAGCGTCTACCTCGTCGACCGTGTGATTCCGATGCTGCCGCGTGAACTCTCGAACGGCATTTGCAGTCTGAACGAGGGCGTTGACCGCCTCTCGATGGCGTGCGAGATGGAGATCGGCGCGGACGGCGAGGTGCGGAGCTACGAGATCGTTCCGTGCGTCATTCACGTGGCACGCCGTCTCACATATACACTCGTGAATAAGGTGCTCGCGGGCGAGGAACCGTTTGTCTCGGACAATGAGGACATCCGTCCGATGCTTGAGACCCTGCGCCGCCTGCGTGAGGCACTGCGTGCAAAGCGGCACCGCCGTGGGGCGATCGACTTCGAGCTGCCCGAGATCAAGGTGAAGCTCGATGCGGAGGGGCATCCCGTTGCTCTCGTGAAACGCACGGGTTCAATCGGTGAGTCCATCATCGAGGAGTGCATGCTCATCGCGAACGAGACCGTCGCACGTCACATGGAGCTGAAAGAAGAGCCGTTCGTCTACCGCGTGCACGAAACACCGAACAGTGAGAAGATCGAGCGTTTCCAAAGCCTCCTCGCCGCACTTGGTCTGCGCCTGAACGTGGGCGAGGACGGAAAGGTGCAGCCGCGCGACATCCAGGCGGTGCTCGACCGTGTGAAGGGGGCACCCGAGGAGCGGATCATCGGCACAGTCGCGCTGCGCTCCATGCAGCAGGCACGCTACTCGACGCAGAGCCTTGGACATTTCGGACTTGCCGCACGCTACTATACGCATTTCACCTCGCCCATCCGACGCTATCCCGATCTCCTTGTGCATCGTCTCCTGCGCGAGACCTTTGCCACGGGGCACATTCCCGCAGAGAAGCGCGAGCGGCTGCGTGCCACGCTGCCCGATGCGGCGGAGCACTCCTCTGCGCGCGAGCGTATCGCCATTGAGGCGGAGCGTGAGACCACGGACATGAAGAAGATCGAGTACATGGCACAGTTCGTCGGCGAGACCTTTGAGGGTGTCATCAGCGGCGTCACGGCGTTCGGTGTTTTCGTCGAGCTTGAGAATGGCGTTGAGGGGCTCGTGCACGTCTCAACGATGGTGAACGACTACTACAGCTATGTCGAGGAGCAGTATGCGATGGTCGGCGAGCGCACAGGCATGCGCTACCGCCTCGGCGATGCCGTGACCATCATCATCACGCGTGCCGATGTACAGGCTCGGACGCTCGACTTCGTGCTGAAGGACAACGGTGTCTACGAGCCAAACACAGCAAAATCTGCCAAAACGTCCGCAAAGCCAAAGACCTTCGATGAAAAATCTGCCTCCTCTGTCGGACGCAGCCGTCGCTCCCGTAAAAAGAAGGGTGGACGCAGAAACGAACCGATCATCGCCGATGTCACGGCAACGCCCGCAGAGCGCCGCAAGAAAACGCGCGGCGCACACGGTACACAGGGCAGACGTGCGCAGGAGGGCGAACGCGCGGCGCACAAGGCTGCGGCGAGCGTGCCCGCGAAGCCGAAGACGAACGGTGGGCGCGGTGAGCGTCCCGCACGTGCTGCGCAGGGGGGCGGCGACCGCCGTGACCGTGCGCGTGGACGCGGCAGAACCGCCGACTATGGTGAGGATCGCGGTGAGCGCGACTACCACCGCGTCAAGGTGACGGGGCTGAACAGTGCTGTCTGGCCGGATCCGCCGGGCTATCGCACACAGAAGCCCGATGCGGACACCGCAGAGAAGCCGCGGCGTGCGCCGCGCCCCGCGCGCCGCATGAACCGCAGAACCGAGGGCGGAACGGGGAACGCCGAGTGA